In the genome of Candidatus Nanopelagicales bacterium, one region contains:
- a CDS encoding ABC transporter permease: MLALNEIRRSKGRFASIVSALSLIVFLVLILGALSDGLFYGSTGAIRSSNATAYAFSEEAEGSLVRSTLPAADVAELAAAPGVEQASPVGLLLTGGTGPQGEVDLAVVGVDPEGAGVPTTLREGRLPEPGEDGAAAVDSRLLEEGVAVGSTLTVGDVPVEVVGIVTDASYQLQPTVWTTVDTWRAMRDAVRPELRGQDDVVSAVALRTAEGADLAAVAAAVPGTAVLGAEATGLAIPGVEQQKSTLSAIIYTTLAVAALVVALFFALLILEKRELFAALKALGTSTGRLGVGVIVQAVVASAVGVVVGALAARLLGAAIPPAVPTLFRTETLVTIAIFTVVAGVVGAAFSLRRIARIDPATAIGGAL; the protein is encoded by the coding sequence ATGCTGGCACTGAACGAGATCCGCCGGTCCAAGGGCCGGTTCGCGTCGATCGTCTCGGCGCTGAGCCTCATCGTCTTCCTGGTGCTGATCCTCGGCGCCCTGTCCGACGGGCTGTTCTACGGCTCCACCGGTGCCATCCGGTCCAGCAACGCCACCGCGTACGCGTTCAGCGAGGAGGCCGAGGGATCGCTGGTGCGGTCCACGCTGCCCGCCGCGGATGTGGCGGAGCTCGCCGCCGCTCCGGGGGTGGAGCAGGCGTCCCCCGTCGGCCTGCTGCTGACCGGCGGCACCGGGCCGCAGGGAGAGGTCGACCTGGCCGTCGTGGGCGTCGACCCCGAGGGCGCCGGCGTGCCCACGACGCTGCGGGAGGGCCGACTGCCCGAGCCCGGCGAGGACGGTGCCGCGGCCGTCGACTCCCGGCTGCTCGAGGAAGGCGTCGCGGTCGGCAGCACGCTGACGGTCGGAGACGTCCCGGTCGAGGTCGTCGGCATCGTCACCGACGCCTCGTACCAGCTGCAGCCCACCGTCTGGACCACCGTCGACACCTGGCGCGCCATGCGTGACGCGGTCCGCCCCGAGCTCCGCGGTCAGGACGACGTCGTCAGCGCGGTCGCGCTGCGTACCGCGGAGGGCGCGGACCTGGCCGCGGTCGCTGCCGCCGTGCCGGGCACCGCTGTGCTCGGCGCCGAGGCCACCGGCCTGGCCATCCCCGGCGTGGAGCAGCAGAAGTCCACTCTCAGCGCGATCATCTACACGACCCTGGCCGTCGCCGCCCTGGTGGTCGCGCTGTTCTTCGCGCTGCTGATCCTGGAGAAGCGGGAGCTGTTCGCCGCCCTCAAGGCGCTGGGCACGTCCACCGGCCGGCTGGGCGTCGGGGTGATCGTGCAGGCCGTCGTCGCCTCCGCCGTCGGAGTCGTCGTCGGCGCCCTGGCGGCCCGGCTGCTCGGGGCGGCGATCCCGCCCGCCGTGCCGACCCTGTTCCGCACCGAGACCCTCGTCACCATCGCCATCTTCACCGTCGTCGCCGGCGTCGTCGGCGCCGCGTTCTCGCTGCGGCGCATCGCCCGCATCGACCCCGCCACCGCGATCGGAGGAGCGCTGTGA